From the genome of Nitrospirota bacterium, one region includes:
- a CDS encoding fused MFS/spermidine synthase, whose amino-acid sequence MPSGQNRADFVLLLLTIFICGMIVLVLEVLGSRILSPYFGISLFIWTSLITVTLISLSLGYWIGGILSDRYQNRDLFYLLILVSGFFVMVIPLIQKPVSLAMTSFGPRLGCLTTAFTLFTVPLTLLGMVAPFSLKLSLREIDRAGKIAGNLYALSTLGGIMGTLLVGFWLIPNLGLKNILFVISISLSILPAIHFMKTKNWMPALGCLSVIFISGVLMIYFSQRTQAGKIIFKSESYYGQLKVLNDLNTHLLMVDGAIQTAYQIDLHQSKAPYTAMIEEVLKAYREQSTTRFLNGAVIGLGGGIIPESGYHSGDSIDIVEIDPRMPVVAQKFFEFHPERFNLILEDARHFLNGNKKKYDYIVLDVFAGESSPFYLLSQECFEQVRNSLTDDGILVMNTIGLFTGEGSEFTQSIYKTLQQKFPHRALLTVSSRDNFTNYIMLASNRPLDPLIASSGKLFSGEVHLKDEAGLVLTDDYNPADYLEQKVALEWRLAIWRGTVSEILLD is encoded by the coding sequence ATGCCTTCTGGTCAAAACCGCGCTGATTTTGTTTTATTGCTGCTGACTATCTTTATTTGCGGGATGATCGTGCTTGTCCTTGAAGTGCTGGGATCACGAATCCTGAGCCCCTATTTTGGGATCTCCTTATTCATCTGGACCTCGCTCATTACGGTTACCTTGATTTCGCTCTCTCTGGGGTACTGGATTGGGGGAATTCTCTCAGACCGTTATCAAAACCGGGATCTTTTTTATCTTCTGATCCTGGTTTCGGGATTTTTTGTCATGGTGATTCCGTTGATTCAAAAGCCGGTTTCTCTCGCGATGACCTCGTTCGGCCCGCGGTTGGGATGTTTAACGACCGCTTTTACCCTTTTCACCGTTCCCCTGACCTTATTGGGAATGGTGGCCCCGTTTTCCTTAAAACTTTCTCTCAGGGAAATAGATCGGGCGGGAAAGATTGCCGGAAATTTGTATGCGCTTTCCACCCTTGGCGGGATCATGGGAACATTGTTGGTGGGTTTCTGGCTGATTCCCAATCTGGGGCTGAAAAATATTTTATTTGTTATTTCTATTTCCCTTTCTATTTTGCCGGCAATTCACTTTATGAAAACCAAAAACTGGATGCCGGCGCTGGGCTGTCTTTCGGTCATTTTCATCAGCGGAGTCTTGATGATTTATTTTTCTCAAAGAACTCAGGCCGGGAAAATTATTTTTAAATCAGAAAGTTATTACGGCCAGTTAAAGGTTCTCAATGATCTAAACACGCATCTGTTGATGGTCGACGGGGCGATTCAGACCGCCTATCAGATAGACCTCCATCAATCCAAAGCTCCTTACACAGCGATGATTGAAGAGGTTCTAAAAGCTTACCGGGAGCAATCGACCACCAGGTTTCTCAATGGAGCCGTCATCGGATTGGGAGGGGGGATCATTCCGGAATCGGGGTATCATTCGGGTGATTCGATTGATATTGTCGAAATCGATCCCCGAATGCCGGTCGTCGCTCAAAAATTTTTTGAATTTCATCCCGAACGGTTTAATCTCATTCTCGAAGATGCCCGTCATTTTTTAAATGGGAACAAAAAAAAATATGACTACATTGTTCTGGACGTTTTCGCGGGAGAATCGTCTCCTTTTTATTTATTGAGTCAGGAGTGTTTTGAACAGGTAAGGAACAGTTTGACGGACGACGGCATTCTGGTGATGAACACCATCGGACTTTTTACCGGCGAGGGTTCGGAGTTTACCCAATCGATTTATAAAACCCTGCAACAAAAATTTCCCCACAGAGCGCTTTTAACTGTTTCTTCCAGAGATAATTTCACGAATTATATCATGCTGGCTTCGAACCGGCCTCTGGACCCTTTGATTGCTTCCTCCGGAAAACTTTTTTCCGGAGAAGTCCATTTAAAAGATGAAGCGGGGTTAGTCCTTACCGATGATTATAATCCGGCGGATTATCTGGAACAAAAGGTTGCCCTGGAATGGCGGTTGGCGATCTGGAGGGGAACCGTCTCCGAGATTCTGCTGGATTGA
- a CDS encoding 50S ribosomal protein L11 methyltransferase, translating into MDLAHKEYLEVSVEVDLNFQETLSSYLIERGASGTWVDERKVKAYFNPLVFSLSQVEKQIAIFFLEFRREGVKVESGAVVVQTHPYEDWNAEWKKFFKPINVTPRLTISPPWESYTPKTNEEKVILIDPGLGFGTGTHPTTRNCLVFLDRILSAHPDPVQLKVLDLGSGSGILAIAAARLGAGYIVAADIDGDAVESMRNSFLLNQVHRHIRIRLGSIFQADRNAYDLILANLTAEDLILVSRELQGALLPEGGLILSGILAEKKEKLEKTLHELMLKKRDEIVEGPWVTQMWQNA; encoded by the coding sequence ATGGACCTGGCACATAAAGAATATCTGGAGGTTTCCGTCGAAGTTGACCTTAATTTTCAGGAAACCCTTTCTTCATATCTTATTGAAAGAGGTGCCTCGGGAACCTGGGTCGATGAGAGGAAGGTCAAGGCATATTTTAATCCTTTGGTTTTTTCTCTCTCACAGGTGGAAAAACAAATCGCCATATTTTTCCTCGAATTCCGTCGGGAAGGGGTTAAGGTTGAGTCTGGAGCTGTTGTCGTCCAAACACATCCCTATGAAGACTGGAACGCCGAATGGAAAAAGTTTTTTAAACCGATCAATGTCACTCCCCGTTTAACCATTTCCCCCCCCTGGGAGTCATATACCCCAAAAACGAATGAGGAAAAGGTTATTCTCATCGATCCCGGCCTGGGTTTTGGAACCGGGACCCATCCGACCACCCGGAACTGCCTGGTCTTTCTCGACCGGATTCTCTCCGCGCATCCTGATCCTGTTCAACTGAAAGTGTTGGACCTGGGATCCGGTTCGGGTATTCTGGCAATTGCCGCCGCTCGTTTAGGAGCCGGCTATATTGTGGCGGCGGATATCGACGGCGACGCCGTAGAGTCGATGCGGAATTCTTTCCTTTTAAATCAGGTCCATCGCCATATCCGAATAAGGCTGGGGTCTATTTTTCAGGCAGATCGAAACGCGTATGACTTAATCCTGGCCAATTTAACGGCGGAAGATTTAATCCTCGTAAGCCGTGAGCTTCAGGGCGCGCTTCTTCCGGAGGGCGGGCTCATTCTTTCGGGTATTCTGGCGGAAAAAAAAGAAAAGCTTGAAAAAACCCTGCACGAGTTGATGCTTAAAAAGAGGGACGAAATTGTGGAAGGACCCTGGGTAACCCAGATGTGGCAGAACGCTTGA
- a CDS encoding type II secretion system F family protein — MLPLLLDFLIFISVAWLTNHLFQAQFKFNLERIKTSRFYSWDPFPQVTPYLAYLRRKMTTARWRFEPREFIWIQVISGTGLIMAGNLSLVLLSGSWPDWSGVLFYVLIFFGLGFIFPVVKLNTAVRSRQKNMVRDFSFYLDLMVLGVEAGLDYSAVLQKILQNSKQGPLKEELETMLQQVQMGKSRSEAWREFSGRIDLPEIHSVILAFIQTDQTGSPLTKTLRQLSDEMKTTRFQLAEKRAYQMPVKMLIPLLGCIFPAVFILLFEPLVLRFLRLL, encoded by the coding sequence GTGTTGCCCCTTCTCCTTGATTTTTTAATTTTTATCTCCGTCGCCTGGCTGACCAATCATTTGTTTCAAGCTCAATTCAAATTTAACCTGGAGCGGATTAAAACATCCCGATTTTATTCATGGGATCCTTTTCCTCAAGTCACCCCTTATCTCGCCTATCTCCGGCGAAAGATGACGACCGCCCGATGGCGATTTGAGCCGCGGGAGTTTATATGGATTCAAGTCATCAGCGGGACTGGATTGATAATGGCGGGAAATTTAAGCCTGGTTCTTTTATCCGGGAGCTGGCCTGATTGGAGCGGGGTTTTGTTTTACGTTTTAATCTTTTTTGGTCTGGGATTCATTTTTCCTGTTGTGAAGTTAAACACCGCCGTTCGGTCCCGGCAAAAAAACATGGTCAGGGATTTTTCCTTTTATCTCGATTTGATGGTGCTGGGGGTGGAAGCAGGGCTCGATTATTCAGCTGTTTTACAGAAAATTCTTCAAAACTCAAAACAAGGCCCTTTAAAGGAAGAGTTGGAAACGATGCTTCAACAGGTTCAGATGGGTAAAAGCCGTTCTGAAGCGTGGAGGGAATTTTCCGGCCGAATCGACCTTCCGGAGATTCATTCGGTGATCCTGGCATTTATTCAAACCGATCAAACCGGAAGCCCGTTGACCAAAACCCTCCGTCAATTGTCGGATGAAATGAAAACCACCCGGTTTCAACTGGCTGAAAAACGGGCCTACCAGATGCCGGTGAAAATGTTAATCCCTCTTCTCGGTTGTATCTTTCCCGCGGTTTTTATCCTCCTGTTTGAACCGTTGGTCTTGCGCTTTCTGCGGCTCTTGTAA
- a CDS encoding gamma carbonic anhydrase family protein: protein MIIPYQGICPIVPSSVFIAPGAVIIGDVEIGESSSVWFNTVVRGDVHFIRIGSNTNIQDLSMLHVTRKTHPLKIGNNVTVGHRVILHGCTIGNLCLIGMGAVVMDGAVVEDGAFIGAGSLVSEGSVIPAGMLAFGVPAKPKRPLTPEEKAFLTLSAKNYVEDARTYIT from the coding sequence ATGATTATTCCTTATCAGGGGATTTGTCCAATAGTACCTTCGTCCGTTTTTATTGCCCCCGGAGCGGTTATCATCGGGGATGTGGAAATCGGAGAGAGTTCCAGCGTCTGGTTTAATACGGTGGTTCGTGGAGATGTTCATTTTATTCGTATCGGCTCCAACACCAATATCCAGGACCTGTCGATGCTCCACGTTACCCGGAAAACCCATCCTTTGAAAATCGGAAACAATGTCACTGTTGGCCACAGGGTGATTCTTCATGGTTGTACCATCGGGAATTTATGCCTGATCGGCATGGGGGCGGTGGTGATGGATGGCGCGGTGGTGGAAGATGGCGCTTTTATCGGAGCCGGCTCTCTGGTTTCAGAGGGGAGTGTGATTCCGGCGGGGATGCTTGCATTCGGCGTGCCGGCAAAGCCGAAACGTCCGTTAACGCCGGAAGAAAAGGCCTTTCTGACCCTCTCCGCCAAAAATTATGTCGAAGACGCCCGGACATATATTACGTAG
- a CDS encoding sigma-54-dependent Fis family transcriptional regulator: MAKGETILVIDDEKPQRDILKIILEQEGYKVETASHSQEGLRIYKNGEADLVLTDLKLPDTTELSGVDALFRMNPNASVIIMTAHGTIDSAVEAMKKGAFDYLTKPLDKTELLISIQRAFERIRLLRENKNLRQQLGEKFTLQNIIGTHPAMQEIFKIVQKIAASSSTILIYGESGTGKELIARAIHFNSTRKNGPFRAINCAAIPESLIENELFGHEKGSFTGAVGKEIGLFEAAGKGTLFLDEIGDLGHPIQAKLLRALQEKEIKRIGGKEDVKIDVRVIAATNKNLPQEIKKGAFREDLFYRLNIISIHLPPLRERGSDIPKLVEHFLKKFNKQTGKNIKSLSKEAFQTLLNYSWPGNVRQLEGVMERTILLCDSEVIGLEDLPLEIRRAGHPLSEIDFDLPPEGFSMEAFEKQLLIKAMEKSDWVIAKAAKMLGLSYKTLQYRLDKFDLKKNGREE; the protein is encoded by the coding sequence ATGGCGAAAGGTGAGACGATTCTGGTCATCGACGATGAAAAGCCTCAACGGGATATCCTGAAAATTATCCTGGAACAGGAAGGGTATAAGGTCGAGACGGCATCACACAGCCAGGAGGGTTTAAGAATTTATAAGAACGGAGAGGCCGATCTTGTTTTGACCGATTTAAAATTGCCCGATACGACGGAGTTAAGCGGCGTCGATGCTCTGTTCCGGATGAATCCGAATGCCTCCGTCATCATCATGACCGCGCACGGGACGATTGATTCCGCCGTAGAAGCGATGAAAAAAGGGGCGTTTGACTATCTGACTAAACCGCTCGATAAGACGGAGCTTCTCATTTCCATTCAAAGGGCGTTTGAGCGGATCCGTTTGTTAAGGGAAAACAAAAACCTCCGCCAGCAGTTGGGAGAAAAGTTTACGCTCCAGAATATCATCGGAACGCACCCCGCCATGCAGGAGATATTCAAGATCGTTCAAAAGATCGCGGCCAGCAGCAGCACGATATTAATTTATGGGGAAAGCGGCACAGGCAAGGAATTGATCGCGAGGGCCATCCATTTTAACAGTACCCGGAAAAACGGGCCGTTCCGGGCCATTAATTGCGCGGCGATTCCCGAAAGCTTGATTGAAAATGAGCTGTTCGGCCACGAAAAGGGCTCTTTTACCGGCGCGGTCGGAAAAGAGATTGGTCTTTTTGAAGCGGCCGGCAAAGGGACCCTTTTCCTCGATGAAATCGGAGATTTGGGCCATCCGATCCAGGCCAAACTGCTTCGAGCTTTGCAGGAAAAGGAGATTAAGCGGATCGGTGGAAAAGAGGATGTCAAAATCGATGTTCGCGTGATTGCCGCGACCAACAAGAATCTCCCCCAGGAAATTAAAAAAGGGGCCTTCCGGGAGGATCTTTTTTACCGGCTCAATATTATTTCGATCCATCTGCCCCCCTTAAGAGAGCGGGGTTCGGATATTCCAAAACTGGTCGAACATTTCCTCAAAAAGTTCAACAAGCAGACGGGAAAGAATATTAAAAGCCTCTCGAAGGAAGCGTTTCAAACGCTCCTGAATTATTCATGGCCCGGAAATGTAAGACAGCTGGAGGGTGTCATGGAAAGAACCATTCTCTTATGTGATTCGGAAGTCATCGGGCTCGAAGACCTTCCCCTTGAAATCAGAAGGGCCGGCCATCCCTTAAGTGAAATTGATTTTGATCTTCCTCCGGAAGGGTTTTCAATGGAAGCGTTTGAAAAACAGCTCCTGATTAAAGCGATGGAGAAAAGTGACTGGGTTATCGCGAAAGCCGCAAAAATGCTCGGACTTTCGTATAAGACCCTGCAGTACCGGCTGGACAAGTTCGATCTTAAGAAAAACGGTCGTGAGGAGTGA
- the purE gene encoding 5-(carboxyamino)imidazole ribonucleotide mutase: MTKKKPLVAILMGSPNDLPVMEEAAKMLSQFNVPYDLMVTSAHRSPERTHHVVKSANENGVEVFIVGAGGAAHLAGVVASLTTLPVVGVPIDSSSLQGMDALLSTVQMPGGVPVAAMAIGKAGAKNAGIFAAQVLARKYPELEKKLAQYKEDMAREVEQKAKILHDRNRKN, translated from the coding sequence ATGACTAAAAAAAAGCCGTTGGTTGCGATTTTAATGGGAAGTCCCAATGACCTGCCCGTTATGGAAGAGGCCGCTAAAATGTTGAGCCAGTTTAACGTTCCCTATGATCTGATGGTCACCTCCGCCCACCGTTCTCCCGAACGGACGCATCACGTTGTAAAATCAGCAAACGAGAACGGAGTCGAAGTCTTTATCGTCGGGGCGGGCGGGGCGGCCCATCTGGCCGGCGTCGTCGCTTCTTTGACCACGTTACCCGTGGTCGGTGTTCCAATCGATTCTTCCTCCCTTCAGGGAATGGATGCCCTCTTATCGACCGTCCAGATGCCGGGAGGGGTTCCGGTGGCGGCCATGGCGATTGGAAAAGCGGGAGCTAAAAACGCGGGAATTTTTGCCGCGCAAGTTCTGGCCAGAAAATATCCGGAGCTGGAAAAAAAACTGGCTCAATATAAAGAGGATATGGCCAGGGAAGTGGAACAAAAAGCCAAAATTCTTCATGACAGAAATCGTAAAAATTAA
- a CDS encoding type II secretion system F family protein encodes MKVITETVSSLDEQFLFLTESQAAVIYTLSTIGFLFLGFFLGVSLSWRAGLLGALFFGIGGYHLPKKVIRAISQKRLKEIERQIPDFLKMILGALRAGLSVSEAMKKAVQEIPPPLSQELGLVLKKIKMGESFEESFKYLDRRLNLEEISLVVSAIILSNEAGGSLTSVLERLERTIEERKRLKGKIDALTAQGKMQGWVVGCLPFLLGVVLFLIDPGLMTPFWTSLSGGIGLFAILLLEMSGFFLIKRIVQGEA; translated from the coding sequence ATGAAAGTTATAACCGAAACGGTTTCTTCTCTAGATGAACAGTTTTTGTTTCTTACCGAAAGTCAGGCGGCGGTTATTTATACCCTTTCTACCATTGGGTTTCTTTTTTTAGGTTTTTTTTTGGGAGTGAGTCTTTCATGGAGAGCCGGATTACTGGGCGCCCTCTTTTTTGGGATAGGGGGCTATCACCTGCCTAAAAAAGTCATTCGCGCTATTTCCCAAAAAAGATTAAAGGAAATAGAACGGCAAATTCCAGATTTTCTTAAAATGATTTTGGGTGCGCTTCGCGCCGGGTTAAGCGTATCGGAGGCGATGAAAAAGGCTGTGCAGGAGATTCCGCCGCCTCTTTCGCAGGAGCTTGGTCTGGTATTAAAGAAAATTAAAATGGGAGAGAGTTTTGAAGAGAGTTTTAAATATTTGGACCGCCGGCTGAATTTGGAAGAGATCAGCCTGGTGGTGTCAGCTATTATTCTTTCAAATGAAGCGGGAGGATCATTAACCTCTGTTTTGGAACGGTTGGAGCGGACTATCGAGGAAAGAAAACGGTTAAAAGGAAAAATTGACGCCTTGACCGCGCAGGGGAAAATGCAGGGGTGGGTGGTCGGATGTCTCCCGTTTTTGTTAGGGGTTGTCCTGTTTCTCATTGACCCCGGGCTAATGACCCCCTTTTGGACCAGCCTGTCCGGAGGGATCGGACTTTTTGCGATTCTTCTGCTGGAAATGTCCGGATTTTTCCTGATAAAAAGAATTGTTCAGGGGGAGGCTTAA
- a CDS encoding HAMP domain-containing protein — MKIRLTLTSKLVLIMLFLSFLSLGASFYLYARTEQALVKEMEDHINELSNAISVSVEELTSPERTTEKRLQDYVKRLEKRGVKEISIVSNEKEVIASSNPKRVGAKIDPKRKDLLITAKLGDQLPSPTQKAYNLLVPIVVEGEQLGYAHISMVFDDYEKLIESHYLDRLVATLIVFSVGIMVSIFLSWRYTRPIYQIMGAAKKVARGDLSQTIPVRKGDDEINQLTHSFNEMIEKLRQNRVLEERLRETEHLTALGQFASGIAHEIRNPLNFISLSIDHLKEKIGHASPEEQKKMGDLMTSIKSETFRLNHMVENFLKYGRPLKLDIKQVNLNLLLKEVLNLANQKAIEQGIEISYVPEDTPLIDGDEEKIKTCLMNVVANGLQAMPTGGTLSIRMTERPEEVILEITDTGQGISPENLKKVFQPYFTTKQLGIGLGLALTRRIIEEHHGTIEISSSPEKGTKVLMTLPLNYEMVPEAGSEELAWPGRARGSGASEDFTK, encoded by the coding sequence TTGAAAATCAGGTTAACTTTAACGTCAAAATTAGTTCTCATCATGCTGTTTTTATCCTTTTTATCGCTGGGAGCGTCGTTTTATCTTTATGCCCGCACGGAACAGGCGCTGGTAAAAGAAATGGAAGATCATATCAACGAGTTGTCAAACGCCATTTCAGTGAGCGTGGAAGAACTGACCAGCCCGGAACGGACGACGGAGAAGCGGCTGCAGGATTACGTCAAGCGGCTCGAAAAAAGGGGTGTAAAGGAAATATCGATTGTCAGCAACGAAAAAGAGGTCATTGCCAGTTCAAATCCAAAACGGGTGGGGGCAAAAATTGATCCCAAACGAAAGGATTTGTTGATTACCGCGAAACTGGGAGATCAGCTTCCTTCTCCCACTCAGAAGGCCTATAATCTTCTTGTCCCGATCGTGGTTGAAGGCGAACAGCTGGGGTACGCTCATATCAGCATGGTTTTTGACGATTATGAAAAGCTGATTGAATCCCACTATTTGGACCGTCTGGTGGCAACCCTGATCGTCTTTTCAGTCGGGATCATGGTTTCGATTTTTCTCTCGTGGCGCTACACCCGGCCTATTTATCAAATCATGGGAGCCGCGAAAAAAGTCGCCAGGGGCGATTTAAGCCAGACGATCCCTGTCAGAAAAGGGGATGACGAAATCAACCAGTTAACGCACAGTTTTAACGAAATGATTGAAAAATTACGGCAGAACAGGGTCCTCGAAGAGAGGCTTCGTGAAACCGAACATTTGACGGCGCTGGGGCAATTCGCATCGGGGATCGCGCATGAGATTCGGAATCCGCTTAACTTTATTTCCCTGAGTATTGATCATCTCAAAGAAAAAATCGGTCATGCCTCTCCGGAAGAACAAAAAAAAATGGGCGACCTGATGACCAGCATCAAATCCGAAACCTTTCGTCTCAACCATATGGTCGAAAACTTTTTAAAATACGGCCGTCCATTAAAACTCGATATCAAACAGGTGAATCTGAACCTTTTGTTGAAAGAGGTGCTCAATTTAGCCAATCAAAAAGCGATTGAACAGGGAATCGAGATCAGCTATGTTCCGGAGGACACCCCTTTGATTGACGGTGATGAAGAAAAAATTAAAACCTGCCTGATGAACGTCGTCGCGAATGGCCTTCAGGCAATGCCAACAGGTGGAACCCTGTCGATACGAATGACCGAACGACCTGAAGAGGTGATCCTCGAAATTACCGATACCGGTCAGGGGATTAGCCCGGAGAATTTAAAGAAAGTTTTCCAGCCCTATTTTACCACCAAACAACTTGGAATCGGCCTCGGGCTGGCCCTCACCAGACGCATTATTGAAGAACACCACGGCACAATAGAGATCAGCTCAAGCCCTGAAAAAGGCACAAAAGTTTTAATGACGTTGCCATTGAATTACGAGATGGTTCCTGAAGCGGGAAGCGAGGAACTGGCTTGGCCAGGCCGAGCGAGGGGTTCGGGGGCATCGGAGGATTTTACGAAGTGA
- a CDS encoding threonylcarbamoyl-AMP synthase — protein MTEIVKINREDPDPVLKEAALRVKEGKIIVFPTDTLYGIGVDIYNDRAIDRVFLIKKRDSGSPILILIEKPSDLFPLVKKVPPAGRELIDRFWPGPLTLIFDASESLSPRLTGNTGKIGIRCPDSRLVQRLLSFLKSPITATSANRSHEPPCQNASEAEKYFGNQVDLILDGGTLVSEPSTVADVTGGTIKIIRQGKIKIENHT, from the coding sequence ATGACAGAAATCGTAAAAATTAATCGGGAGGACCCCGATCCTGTTTTAAAGGAGGCCGCGCTCCGGGTCAAGGAAGGCAAAATAATCGTTTTTCCAACTGACACGCTTTACGGGATCGGCGTGGACATTTACAATGATAGAGCAATCGATAGGGTTTTCTTGATCAAAAAAAGGGACAGCGGGAGCCCCATTTTAATACTGATCGAAAAGCCTTCTGATCTATTTCCTCTTGTTAAAAAGGTTCCCCCCGCGGGGCGAGAGCTTATCGACCGGTTCTGGCCGGGACCGCTGACGTTAATCTTCGACGCTTCGGAAAGTCTTTCCCCGCGACTGACCGGAAATACCGGAAAAATAGGAATCCGATGCCCCGATTCCAGGCTTGTCCAGCGTCTCCTCTCTTTTTTAAAAAGCCCGATTACCGCCACCAGCGCCAATCGGTCTCATGAACCTCCCTGTCAAAACGCTTCGGAAGCCGAAAAATATTTTGGGAACCAGGTCGATTTAATCCTGGATGGAGGAACTCTGGTTTCCGAACCCTCTACCGTGGCCGACGTGACCGGAGGGACCATCAAGATCATCAGGCAGGGCAAGATAAAAATAGAAAATCATACGTAG
- a CDS encoding HAD-IA family hydrolase, whose product MIKLPVKVIFFDAAETLFKTRGSVGDIYLKIARKYGSRASKEAIDEAFFNGFKKSPPAVISQDISPSERIKIEKNWWRTVVKQVFTEVGMIPSFDSYFQEVYTVFKGSQGWELFPETIEVLSSLKKKGYSLGLITNFDTRVYEVTKALGIAHLLDSMTLSSETGAPKPHPVIFKRAVDAHQIRPSEALHVGDSLSDDVEGALKAGLQAVLIDRHHLFKPGKDYIKIESLTELLYDL is encoded by the coding sequence ATGATAAAATTGCCGGTTAAAGTCATATTTTTTGACGCGGCTGAAACCCTTTTTAAAACAAGGGGTTCGGTTGGAGACATCTATTTAAAGATTGCCAGGAAATATGGGTCGCGAGCTTCAAAAGAGGCGATTGACGAGGCTTTTTTTAACGGTTTTAAAAAATCTCCTCCTGCTGTGATTTCTCAGGATATTTCCCCGTCCGAGCGAATAAAAATTGAAAAGAATTGGTGGCGCACGGTGGTCAAACAGGTCTTCACGGAAGTCGGGATGATCCCTTCTTTTGACTCTTATTTTCAGGAGGTTTACACTGTTTTTAAAGGGAGTCAGGGGTGGGAGCTTTTTCCCGAAACGATTGAAGTTTTGTCCAGTTTAAAAAAGAAAGGGTATTCGCTTGGGTTGATTACCAATTTTGACACACGGGTTTACGAAGTGACCAAAGCGTTGGGTATCGCTCATCTCCTCGATTCAATGACCCTTTCGAGTGAAACGGGCGCTCCGAAACCCCATCCGGTTATTTTTAAAAGAGCGGTAGACGCGCACCAGATCAGACCCTCTGAAGCCCTTCATGTCGGAGACAGTCTTTCGGATGACGTTGAAGGGGCATTGAAAGCAGGCCTCCAGGCCGTCCTGATTGACCGCCACCACCTCTTTAAGCCGGGAAAAGATTATATTAAAATTGAATCTCTCACCGAATTGCTTTATGATCTGTAA
- a CDS encoding transposase, whose translation MTYNPDIHKRHSLRLKGFDYAQTGAYFITICTQNRECLFGKVVNDQRHLNDAGEMILTSWNELPRHYPGVDVDQFVVMPNHVHGIIILTVGAGPRACPELHIKKRQPEEISPALSLLSLSDIIQRFKSLTTTHYLQGVIQTGWPPFHKKLWQRNYYEHVIRNEESLNRIRQYIHDNPLNWNIDEENPEGQARGPAPT comes from the coding sequence ATGACATATAATCCAGATATCCACAAACGCCATTCCTTAAGGTTAAAGGGATTTGATTATGCTCAAACGGGCGCTTATTTCATTACAATATGCACCCAAAATCGGGAATGTTTGTTTGGTAAGGTGGTAAATGATCAAAGACACCTTAATGATGCGGGAGAAATGATTCTGACTTCCTGGAACGAATTGCCACGGCATTATCCGGGGGTTGATGTTGACCAATTTGTGGTAATGCCCAATCACGTTCATGGCATTATTATTTTAACTGTAGGGGCAGGTCCCCGTGCCTGCCCTGAATTGCATATTAAAAAAAGGCAACCAGAGGAAATTTCTCCTGCATTATCCTTGTTATCTTTGTCGGATATAATACAACGGTTTAAATCATTGACAACGACTCATTATCTCCAGGGTGTCATACAAACCGGCTGGCCCCCTTTTCATAAAAAATTATGGCAACGAAATTACTATGAACATGTTATCCGAAATGAAGAGAGTTTAAATCGCATCCGGCAATATATCCATGATAATCCTTTAAATTGGAATATAGATGAAGAAAATCCGGAAGGGCAGGCACGGGGACCTGCCCCTACATAA